One region of Exiguobacterium acetylicum genomic DNA includes:
- a CDS encoding YitT family protein, which yields MQSPLPTKHHRRSTKGQLFRRLLMLTIGAIIFALGLKGFLVPNNIIDGGIVGISIIGSKVTDTTLALWLFFLNIPFIFFGYKQIGKTFALSTLYAIFVMAIATKLLEHIGPLTSVDLLATVFGGLILGIGVGIVIRSSGSLDGTEILAVSFSRSTPFSVGEIVMFFNVFILGAAGFVFGWDRAMYSLITYFVAFKTIDVVIDGLDQSKSVWIISENYEEIGLAIMDRLGRSMTYLNGEGAFTGDGKKVIFCVISRLEESKLKDIVRDFDEQAFIAIGNIHDVHGGRFKKKDIH from the coding sequence ATGCAGTCACCACTACCTACGAAACATCATCGCCGCTCTACGAAAGGTCAGCTCTTTCGACGATTATTGATGCTGACGATCGGTGCCATCATCTTCGCGCTTGGACTAAAAGGATTCCTTGTTCCAAATAACATCATAGATGGCGGCATCGTCGGAATCTCGATCATCGGCTCAAAAGTGACCGATACGACGCTCGCCTTATGGCTGTTCTTCTTGAACATCCCATTCATCTTCTTTGGCTACAAACAAATCGGAAAAACGTTCGCCCTGTCGACGTTATATGCGATCTTCGTCATGGCGATTGCAACAAAACTCCTCGAGCACATCGGTCCGCTGACGAGCGTGGATTTGCTCGCGACCGTCTTCGGTGGCTTGATTCTTGGAATCGGCGTTGGCATCGTCATTCGCTCGAGTGGATCACTCGACGGAACCGAGATTCTCGCTGTCTCCTTCAGCCGCTCGACGCCGTTTTCAGTCGGTGAGATCGTGATGTTCTTCAACGTCTTCATCCTCGGCGCCGCTGGTTTCGTCTTCGGTTGGGACCGGGCGATGTACTCGTTGATCACCTATTTCGTTGCCTTCAAGACGATTGACGTCGTCATCGATGGACTCGATCAGTCGAAGAGTGTCTGGATCATTTCGGAGAATTACGAAGAGATCGGTCTTGCAATCATGGATCGACTCGGTCGAAGCATGACGTACTTAAACGGAGAAGGTGCCTTCACCGGCGACGGTAAAAAAGTCATCTTTTGCGTCATCAGTCGCCTCGAGGAATCAAAACTCAAAGACATCGTCCGTGACTTCGATGAGCAAGCCTTCATTGCGATCGGCAACATCCATGATGTCCATGGCGGTCGCTTCAAGAAAAAAGATATCCATTAA
- a CDS encoding alpha/beta hydrolase, translating into MWKKHRKKIIGGVVVIVTLAVIVVIGISGYVGSSLTQPEREALTTTPKKAEGLDYEDVTFRSYKDRTRLSGWWMPSEDAKLTVVFAHGYGKNREQEDVPVFPLFKKFHDAGYNVLTFDFRGSGESDGKRVTVGAKEQDDLLTAVRYAKSRSSKPVVLYGISMGAATSLVTAPKADVVGVIADSPFSDLENYLATNLPVWSGLPNFPFTPIILEITPPLTGLNPERVKPIEAVRRIEYPILLIHGKDDDAIPVTESMKIQKAAPRSELYVTENGGHVQSYAHDRKAYEEKVMTYLSDLH; encoded by the coding sequence GTGTGGAAAAAACATCGTAAGAAAATCATCGGTGGCGTGGTCGTCATCGTGACGCTTGCTGTCATCGTCGTCATCGGAATTTCCGGTTATGTCGGCTCCTCGTTGACGCAACCGGAACGGGAAGCCTTGACGACGACACCAAAGAAAGCGGAAGGGCTCGACTATGAAGACGTCACCTTCCGCTCCTATAAAGACCGGACACGTTTGTCTGGCTGGTGGATGCCTAGCGAGGACGCAAAACTGACGGTCGTCTTCGCCCACGGTTACGGCAAGAACCGGGAACAAGAAGATGTTCCGGTCTTCCCGTTATTCAAGAAGTTCCACGACGCGGGCTATAACGTCCTGACGTTTGATTTCCGGGGATCCGGTGAATCGGACGGAAAACGCGTCACGGTCGGTGCAAAGGAACAAGATGATTTGCTGACGGCCGTCCGATATGCAAAATCGCGGTCTTCTAAACCAGTCGTCCTCTACGGTATCTCGATGGGCGCTGCAACATCACTCGTGACCGCTCCAAAGGCGGACGTCGTCGGTGTCATCGCCGACAGCCCGTTTAGCGATCTCGAGAACTATCTCGCAACGAACCTGCCTGTCTGGAGCGGATTACCGAACTTCCCTTTCACCCCGATCATTCTGGAGATCACGCCACCTCTGACGGGTCTCAATCCAGAACGGGTGAAACCGATTGAAGCGGTTCGACGGATTGAGTATCCGATCCTGTTGATCCACGGGAAGGACGACGATGCGATTCCAGTCACGGAAAGCATGAAGATTCAAAAGGCGGCGCCGCGCTCCGAGCTCTACGTGACGGAAAACGGTGGACACGTCCAGTCGTATGCGCACGACCGAAAAGCGTATGAAGAGAAAGTCATGACGTACTTGTCAGATCTGCATTGA
- a CDS encoding squalene/phytoene synthase family protein, which yields MNETKQLKKDANRVLKATSRTFYIPISRLSQDLQEAVGAAYLCMRAIDEIEDHEDLATDVKTMLLRETALLMRGTFSATTYLELIAPYTAHLPEVTLRLPEWIAYCPAAIRPKVLDSTAEMAEGMAVWAERDWTVETEADLDEYTYYVAGLVGVMLSDIWYWKAGIVTDKQQAIGFGRGLQAVNILRNQQEDAERGVGYFPPGWTTDTMFAYARENLAEADAYLASIPKDTTIYEFCHIPLALAHGTLDALAKGKEKLSRPEVLKIVGAAVLKR from the coding sequence ATGAATGAGACGAAGCAGCTGAAAAAAGACGCGAACCGTGTATTAAAAGCGACGAGTCGCACCTTCTATATCCCGATTAGTCGACTATCGCAAGACTTACAGGAAGCGGTCGGTGCTGCTTATCTATGCATGCGTGCCATCGATGAGATTGAAGACCATGAGGACTTGGCGACGGACGTCAAGACGATGTTACTTCGCGAGACAGCGTTATTGATGCGGGGCACGTTCTCCGCTACGACCTATCTCGAGTTGATTGCGCCCTACACGGCGCATCTACCGGAAGTAACACTCCGTCTACCGGAGTGGATCGCCTATTGTCCGGCCGCGATTCGTCCGAAGGTCCTCGATTCGACGGCGGAGATGGCAGAAGGGATGGCGGTCTGGGCAGAGCGTGACTGGACGGTCGAGACGGAAGCAGATCTTGACGAGTATACGTATTATGTCGCCGGACTCGTCGGTGTCATGTTATCCGACATCTGGTACTGGAAGGCTGGTATCGTCACTGATAAACAGCAAGCGATCGGATTTGGTCGTGGTTTACAAGCCGTCAACATCCTGCGGAACCAACAGGAGGATGCGGAGCGTGGTGTCGGTTACTTCCCACCTGGTTGGACGACGGATACGATGTTTGCTTATGCGCGTGAGAATCTCGCAGAAGCCGATGCCTACCTTGCGTCCATTCCGAAGGATACGACGATTTATGAATTCTGTCACATTCCACTTGCACTCGCACATGGAACGCTCGATGCCCTTGCAAAAGGGAAAGAAAAACTAAGTCGTCCGGAAGTCTTGAAGATCGTCGGCGCTGCCGTACTAAAACGATAA
- the csrA gene encoding carbon storage regulator CsrA — MLVLKRKTGEAIQIGDDIELTILAIEGDQIKIGIKAPRQVDIHRKEVYLSIQEENTEASRSTGLIGQLLKQQEK, encoded by the coding sequence ATGCTCGTACTGAAACGAAAGACGGGAGAAGCGATTCAAATCGGGGATGACATCGAACTGACGATTCTTGCAATCGAAGGTGATCAAATCAAGATTGGTATCAAGGCGCCACGGCAAGTTGATATCCACCGGAAGGAAGTCTACTTGTCGATCCAAGAAGAGAACACGGAAGCGTCCCGTAGTACTGGATTGATTGGACAACTCTTGAAACAACAGGAAAAATGA
- the fliW gene encoding flagellar assembly protein FliW, giving the protein MQIETDFFGTITIDETEIITFASELPGFPEAKRFILLPFGEGVPFWSFQSIDQPECAFVVTNPFWIDPEYVFELPEAAKEQLGIEDTAQVAVYTTVTLRDPFTTSTTNLRAPFVMETKQRLAKQIILDDTYTNRHLIGSLTEVGGR; this is encoded by the coding sequence ATGCAGATCGAAACGGATTTTTTTGGAACCATTACGATTGACGAGACGGAAATCATCACCTTCGCGTCTGAATTACCAGGTTTTCCGGAAGCAAAACGCTTCATCTTGCTCCCGTTCGGAGAAGGCGTTCCGTTCTGGTCGTTTCAATCGATTGATCAGCCGGAGTGTGCCTTCGTCGTGACGAACCCGTTCTGGATTGATCCGGAATATGTCTTCGAGTTACCGGAGGCAGCAAAAGAGCAACTCGGAATCGAGGATACGGCGCAAGTCGCTGTCTACACGACGGTCACATTACGAGATCCGTTCACGACGTCGACGACGAACTTACGAGCACCTTTCGTCATGGAGACGAAACAACGGCTCGCGAAACAAATCATCCTGGACGATACATACACGAATCGTCATCTGATCGGTAGTCTGACGGAAGTAGGTGGTCGCTGA
- a CDS encoding DUF6470 family protein, which produces MDLPHLEMRQTAARIGMNITRPQIEQKQTPASLSIEQPRGELSIETVAARLEIDSTQAWIEMGRVPALESVRQYATYGRQKGQEAVAKGASEGDQLMRIEQGGGTVARIAKANDTPPAEVTTLGFIPRSLDRVKTTYTPAEVRLSYTANRPKIDVETHRPELTVKEGQVEIYLQEQNQLNMWPVGGIFDGEG; this is translated from the coding sequence ATGGATCTTCCGCATCTTGAAATGCGTCAGACGGCGGCACGAATCGGGATGAACATCACGCGTCCGCAAATCGAGCAGAAGCAGACACCTGCCTCCCTGTCGATCGAACAACCACGTGGGGAATTATCGATTGAAACGGTCGCAGCGCGTCTTGAGATCGATTCGACACAAGCTTGGATCGAGATGGGGCGCGTTCCTGCGCTTGAGTCCGTTCGACAGTATGCTACTTATGGACGACAAAAAGGACAGGAAGCTGTCGCAAAAGGAGCTTCCGAAGGCGATCAACTGATGCGGATCGAGCAGGGCGGGGGAACTGTTGCACGAATTGCGAAAGCCAATGATACACCTCCTGCTGAAGTGACGACCCTCGGATTCATTCCGCGGAGCCTCGATCGAGTCAAGACGACTTATACACCGGCTGAGGTACGGTTAAGTTATACCGCGAATCGTCCGAAGATCGATGTCGAAACGCATCGACCGGAATTGACCGTAAAAGAAGGTCAGGTCGAGATTTATCTACAAGAACAAAATCAACTGAATATGTGGCCGGTTGGCGGCATATTCGATGGGGAAGGATAA
- the flgL gene encoding flagellar hook-associated protein FlgL, translating to MRVTQTMLTKTNIGHLSSSYQRLSTLQEQLISGKKIQRPSEDPVVAMQGVRYRTEVREVEQFKKNASEATGWMDLTDSALNEVTSAMSRIRELTTQAATDTYDATQRKAIQSEVGQLIEHIGTLANTKYNEKGIFNGTKTDTEFVSMDGLRDYLASTTGPVDGVFTDGDPTDKETESIKYEVSSGIEVQVNISPLSVFGPETFQTLKKVYDALGTNADNNGATLSGMLKDIDEMVNGTVETRADLGARVNRMDLNTSRLEDQEIIAKTVMSDNEDIEAEKVIMELKSYETLHRAALSAGARIIQPTLLDFLR from the coding sequence ATGAGAGTAACACAAACGATGTTGACGAAAACGAATATCGGGCACTTATCCTCAAGCTATCAGCGCTTGAGCACGCTTCAGGAACAATTGATCAGTGGGAAGAAGATTCAGCGTCCGTCCGAAGATCCAGTCGTTGCGATGCAAGGCGTACGTTACCGGACGGAAGTACGAGAAGTCGAACAGTTCAAGAAAAATGCCAGTGAAGCAACTGGCTGGATGGACTTGACGGATTCGGCCCTTAACGAAGTCACGTCAGCGATGAGTCGGATTCGTGAGTTGACGACGCAAGCAGCGACGGATACGTATGATGCGACACAACGTAAAGCGATCCAGAGCGAGGTCGGTCAATTGATTGAACATATCGGGACGCTCGCAAACACGAAATACAACGAAAAAGGGATTTTCAACGGGACGAAGACGGATACGGAGTTCGTCTCGATGGACGGATTGCGTGATTATTTGGCAAGTACAACGGGACCGGTCGATGGTGTCTTCACGGATGGGGATCCGACGGACAAGGAGACGGAATCCATCAAATATGAAGTCTCTTCTGGAATCGAAGTCCAAGTCAACATTTCACCACTCAGCGTCTTCGGACCGGAAACGTTCCAAACGTTGAAAAAAGTCTATGATGCACTCGGTACGAATGCTGATAACAACGGGGCTACCTTATCCGGGATGTTGAAAGATATCGATGAGATGGTCAATGGAACGGTCGAGACACGTGCTGATCTCGGGGCACGGGTCAACCGGATGGATTTGAACACGTCACGGCTTGAGGACCAAGAAATCATCGCGAAGACGGTCATGTCGGATAACGAAGACATCGAGGCGGAAAAAGTCATCATGGAGCTGAAGTCATACGAGACGTTACACCGCGCAGCACTCAGCGCCGGGGCACGAATCATTCAGCCGACATTACTCGATTTCCTACGATAA
- the flgK gene encoding flagellar hook-associated protein FlgK — MGSTFMGLETGRRALTTNQWALQSTGNNIANAGTEGFSRQRLVMGTTEQLSISLGSGRNGQVGTGVRGEMLERIRDVMLDKQYRDEVTKVSYYGTKQAAFGRMEDIINEPSDTGLAKAFDGFWESLQTLSTNPQDSGARSVVRQKAETLTQTFNYMAKAINQVKTDLKSEIEVSTKKVNDLLQKIHNINTEIHVVEPLGALPNALYDERDRYFDELAQYVDFEKVTVDAQAIETGQMGNALRNAEGRIDVNIKFPNGDKLLAVDSDLPKAGTLTFTTNDQGLYTGFKSETQTYTFDQLGGFSTGRLSGLIEMYGQERDGKAVGEYVKMESQLNEMAKTFANAFNAAHATNLKKDGTAGSNAFFASTSGDITAATISVGSDIKASLDNIATSTDGNIGDSQGALKLAKMKTASIEFTESKTTTTIGSFYQNVIGDMAVSTDQVGRLGKSAAVLMESADQRRMSMSAVSIDEEMTMMIQYQHAYNAAARNITTVDEMLDKIINGMGLVGR, encoded by the coding sequence ATGGGATCGACTTTCATGGGGCTTGAGACAGGGCGTCGGGCATTAACGACGAACCAGTGGGCTCTGCAATCGACTGGAAATAATATTGCGAACGCCGGAACGGAAGGATTCTCTCGCCAGCGTCTCGTCATGGGAACGACGGAACAACTTTCGATTTCACTTGGATCTGGACGAAATGGACAAGTCGGAACTGGGGTCCGCGGAGAAATGCTCGAGCGAATTCGGGACGTCATGCTCGATAAGCAGTACCGGGATGAAGTGACGAAGGTCTCTTATTACGGTACGAAACAAGCGGCATTCGGGCGGATGGAAGATATCATCAACGAACCGTCTGACACCGGTCTTGCAAAAGCATTCGATGGATTCTGGGAATCACTCCAGACCTTGTCGACGAATCCGCAAGATTCAGGTGCACGCAGTGTCGTCCGACAAAAGGCGGAGACTCTCACGCAGACCTTCAATTACATGGCAAAAGCGATCAATCAAGTCAAAACAGACTTAAAAAGTGAAATCGAGGTCTCGACGAAAAAAGTCAACGACCTCTTACAAAAAATCCATAACATCAATACGGAAATCCATGTCGTCGAACCGCTTGGTGCTTTGCCGAACGCGCTTTACGATGAACGAGATCGTTACTTTGATGAGCTTGCTCAATATGTCGATTTCGAAAAAGTGACAGTAGATGCTCAGGCGATCGAAACAGGACAGATGGGGAATGCGTTGCGCAATGCGGAAGGGCGCATCGACGTCAACATCAAGTTTCCGAACGGGGATAAGTTGCTTGCGGTCGACTCCGATTTACCGAAAGCGGGGACACTGACGTTCACGACGAACGACCAGGGACTGTACACCGGCTTTAAGTCTGAGACACAAACCTATACGTTTGATCAGCTCGGTGGATTCTCAACAGGACGTTTATCAGGACTAATCGAGATGTACGGGCAAGAGCGAGACGGAAAAGCCGTCGGGGAATACGTCAAGATGGAAAGTCAACTCAATGAGATGGCAAAGACATTCGCGAATGCTTTTAACGCTGCGCATGCGACGAACTTGAAGAAAGATGGTACAGCGGGATCAAACGCCTTCTTCGCATCAACAAGCGGTGACATCACGGCAGCAACGATCTCCGTCGGTTCGGACATCAAGGCGAGTCTTGATAACATCGCGACGTCGACGGACGGCAACATCGGGGATAGTCAAGGGGCATTGAAACTGGCGAAGATGAAGACAGCGAGCATCGAATTCACGGAGTCGAAAACGACGACGACGATCGGCTCGTTCTATCAAAACGTCATCGGCGATATGGCGGTCTCGACCGATCAGGTCGGACGCCTTGGTAAGAGTGCTGCTGTCTTGATGGAAAGTGCGGATCAGCGCCGCATGTCGATGTCTGCCGTCTCGATCGATGAAGAGATGACGATGATGATTCAGTATCAACACGCTTATAATGCAGCAGCACGAAATATTACGACCGTCGATGAGATGCTTGATAAAATCATCAACGGTATGGGACTCGTAGGACGGTGA
- a CDS encoding flagellar protein FlgN gives MQLINQLNEAHAHLLALAEEKKQVLIANDMRRLSEIVKEEPVHIKRIEALEQERLALMGSVTMTEWIATHPEDVDSLRTLLQTIGQLRQLNTLNAELLEQSLHYLDWHLQLLIPEADDFTYGQSALNQTHFNRNA, from the coding sequence ATGCAACTCATCAATCAACTCAACGAGGCGCATGCTCATTTACTTGCGCTCGCAGAAGAAAAGAAGCAGGTCTTGATTGCAAATGACATGCGTCGTTTATCTGAAATCGTCAAAGAAGAACCGGTACATATCAAGCGGATCGAAGCACTAGAACAAGAACGGCTCGCACTGATGGGGAGTGTGACGATGACGGAATGGATCGCGACGCATCCGGAAGATGTCGACTCACTCCGAACGTTGTTGCAGACGATCGGTCAGCTGCGACAGTTGAACACACTGAACGCGGAGTTGCTGGAGCAATCCCTGCATTATTTGGATTGGCATCTCCAACTCTTGATTCCAGAAGCGGATGATTTCACGTATGGACAATCCGCACTGAACCAGACACACTTCAATCGAAACGCGTAA
- the flgM gene encoding flagellar biosynthesis anti-sigma factor FlgM yields the protein MRIDSTKWVNMPKTYERTQSVEGTKNQRTNRPDEVSISTEARARFNETQSSRTEKIESLKQAIQDGTYKPDAKKIAERFLNL from the coding sequence ATGCGAATTGATTCTACGAAATGGGTGAACATGCCCAAAACGTACGAAAGAACTCAATCAGTAGAAGGAACAAAAAACCAACGTACGAATCGTCCGGACGAAGTCAGTATCTCTACAGAAGCGCGTGCGCGTTTCAACGAGACACAGTCGTCACGGACTGAAAAGATTGAATCCCTCAAACAGGCGATCCAGGATGGAACCTATAAACCGGATGCGAAAAAAATCGCGGAACGTTTCTTGAACCTGTAA
- a CDS encoding ComF family protein gives MHRFKFLGDSALLEMFTDDLKKVKIKQAVLVPIPLSAERLSDRRFNQAELIARRMRGKIAPCLSRFDGPEQSKAGRQARLARSNPFCITSDVKGKNIVLVDDVYTTGTTLRQAMFRLKEAGAKEISAVTLFRSV, from the coding sequence ATGCATCGCTTCAAGTTTCTCGGTGATAGTGCGTTGCTTGAGATGTTTACCGATGACTTGAAGAAGGTAAAAATCAAGCAAGCAGTTCTTGTGCCAATTCCGTTAAGCGCGGAACGTCTCTCAGACCGTCGTTTCAATCAAGCGGAGCTGATCGCGCGTCGGATGCGTGGAAAGATCGCTCCGTGTTTAAGTCGTTTCGATGGTCCAGAACAAAGTAAGGCAGGGCGACAAGCGCGACTTGCGCGTAGTAATCCGTTTTGCATAACGAGTGACGTCAAGGGGAAGAACATCGTACTTGTCGATGATGTCTATACGACAGGTACGACGCTTCGCCAAGCGATGTTTCGACTCAAGGAAGCGGGAGCGAAAGAAATTTCTGCTGTAACTTTATTTCGAAGTGTTTAA
- a CDS encoding helicase-related protein yields MDLRGRLVPVEWIDTPQVTYRFRPAVTWRCQRCGALPVRGDCTCGKACYYCRKCLAYGKLRSCGRLVTDQRALDPVTPAQHGPLTLTPGQLRVAQAIQRTVPTNKRLFVHAVCGAGKTPMLFPGIADALASGRRVLVAAPRADVVRELTRHLKRAFADASIVSLYGGSSDRLELGDITVSTTHQLIHYRNCFDVVILDEVDAFPYRLDRTLHRYVKHAMTKDAALILLSATPSFWHRRFPTVRLMRRYHGYPLPVPKLVVPYSEQIVFDWLARHSTVPRLVFVSRIAELERWQNRFATAGYDVETVHAADSERVEKVQRFRQSTGILLTTTILERGVTIENVQVAILNADQGFSTAALIQISGRVGRSSAYPDGDILFCANDRSDAMYEAIHHIKKANAVRP; encoded by the coding sequence ATGGATCTTCGAGGACGACTCGTACCTGTTGAATGGATCGACACACCACAAGTGACATACCGATTCAGACCAGCCGTGACATGGCGTTGCCAACGATGTGGTGCGCTTCCAGTGCGAGGAGACTGTACATGTGGTAAAGCCTGTTATTATTGTCGGAAATGTCTTGCTTACGGCAAACTGCGAAGCTGTGGGCGACTCGTGACGGATCAGCGGGCGCTTGATCCGGTGACACCGGCACAACATGGACCATTGACGTTGACGCCGGGACAACTACGCGTTGCTCAAGCGATCCAACGAACGGTTCCAACTAATAAACGGCTTTTCGTCCATGCCGTATGTGGTGCCGGAAAGACACCGATGCTTTTCCCGGGGATTGCAGACGCTCTCGCCAGCGGACGCCGTGTCCTTGTCGCAGCACCACGGGCAGACGTCGTCCGGGAATTGACGAGACATTTGAAGCGGGCATTCGCTGACGCTTCCATCGTCTCCTTGTATGGTGGTTCGTCGGACCGTCTTGAGCTGGGGGACATCACGGTCAGTACGACACATCAATTGATTCATTACCGGAATTGTTTCGACGTCGTCATTTTGGATGAGGTCGATGCGTTTCCGTACCGACTCGACCGGACGTTACATCGATACGTCAAGCACGCGATGACGAAAGATGCTGCACTGATTTTATTGAGCGCCACCCCTTCGTTTTGGCATCGACGATTTCCGACGGTTCGGCTGATGCGACGCTATCATGGCTATCCGTTACCAGTTCCAAAGCTCGTCGTACCGTATAGCGAACAGATCGTGTTCGATTGGTTGGCGCGTCATAGCACTGTACCCCGGCTCGTCTTCGTCTCACGAATCGCGGAGCTCGAGCGATGGCAAAACCGATTCGCGACAGCGGGCTATGACGTCGAGACTGTCCATGCTGCAGACTCGGAACGAGTCGAGAAGGTCCAGCGTTTTCGACAGTCGACAGGAATCTTACTGACGACGACGATTCTTGAGCGGGGGGTGACGATCGAAAACGTTCAAGTCGCGATTCTGAATGCGGATCAAGGATTCAGTACGGCAGCCCTGATTCAAATCAGCGGACGAGTCGGACGATCATCGGCATACCCGGATGGTGACATTTTATTTTGCGCCAATGACCGGAGTGATGCGATGTACGAAGCGATCCATCACATCAAGAAAGCAAATGCTGTCCGACCATGA
- a CDS encoding DegV family protein: MSQIVILTDSTAYLPTTYCEEHQVHVAPLSVIFDGDAYREGFDISVAEFYERIQTGSLPTTSQPNIGDLVSSFEQLPEGTDIIGITLSSGISGTYQALHTINMMVDHVNVHPVDSRISCMPQAFLVQEAVRLRDAGATAETIVQRLETLKEQIRAYFVVDDLEHLQRGGRLSVAQAFVGSFLKIKPVLHFVDGKIVPFEKIRTFKRAVNRIEEMMKEDIRGDGTGYVIGVIHAEDSAKAEAEIAELKALFPQARIEMSVFGPVIGTHLGPGAIGVTWYHAAE; this comes from the coding sequence ATGAGCCAGATTGTGATCTTAACGGATAGCACAGCCTATCTGCCAACTACCTATTGTGAAGAACATCAAGTGCACGTCGCACCACTTAGTGTCATCTTCGACGGTGACGCCTACCGGGAAGGGTTTGATATCTCGGTAGCGGAATTTTATGAACGCATCCAGACGGGCAGTCTCCCAACGACCTCACAACCGAACATCGGTGATCTCGTGTCGTCGTTCGAGCAGTTGCCAGAAGGAACGGATATCATTGGTATTACACTATCAAGTGGGATCAGCGGAACGTACCAAGCGTTACATACGATCAACATGATGGTGGATCATGTCAACGTCCATCCAGTCGATTCACGTATTTCCTGTATGCCGCAAGCGTTTCTCGTCCAAGAAGCCGTTCGTTTGCGAGATGCAGGAGCGACGGCAGAGACGATCGTCCAGCGTCTTGAGACGTTAAAGGAACAGATTCGTGCTTATTTCGTCGTCGACGATCTCGAACACCTCCAGCGTGGAGGACGTTTAAGTGTCGCGCAAGCATTCGTCGGTTCGTTCCTGAAAATCAAGCCGGTCCTTCATTTCGTTGATGGAAAAATCGTTCCGTTTGAAAAGATTCGAACGTTTAAGCGGGCAGTCAATCGGATTGAGGAAATGATGAAGGAAGATATTCGCGGTGACGGTACCGGTTATGTCATCGGTGTCATCCATGCCGAGGATTCTGCGAAAGCAGAAGCAGAGATTGCTGAACTGAAGGCACTTTTCCCGCAGGCACGCATCGAGATGAGTGTCTTTGGACCCGTCATCGGTACACACCTCGGACCAGGGGCAATCGGTGTCACATGGTATCACGCAGCAGAATAA